AAAGCATCCACTTCTGATGCTTCAACCTGGTTTACTTCTGCAACCAAATCTCCAATTCCAAAGTAATCGACATACCATCCGAATTTGATTTGTGCTTCGATCTTGTCACCATCTGTCACCGCAACATTACGCATATTATCGCCAAAACGCGCTACTTTAATATTGAATCCTTCATTGTATGCTACCGCTATGTCCATCCAACGAGCAATTTGTGCTTGTACATCTTCGTGTTTCCAATATCCAACGACAATCTCATTGTTTTTCTTAAGTCTCGCATTAATATACCCATATTCGCGATCTCCGTGTGCAGATTGATTGAGATTCATAAAGTCCATATCAATGGTTTCCCAAGGAATGCTTTCATTAAACTGTGTCGCTAGGTGTAACAACGGTTTTGTTAATAATTGTGTTCCACGAATCCACATTTTTGCTGGTGAAAATGTATGCATCCACGTAATAATCCCAGCAACATTATCATCGTAATTTGCTTCTTTCATAATTTGAGTGATGCCATCACTTGAAGTTGCAAGCTCCTTTAGTACAATTGGATATTTGAATTGACCACTGTCATTCAATGTATCTGCCATAACCTTGGCATGACTTAAAACTTCTTTAAGTGCTTCATCCCCATATAGATTTTGTGACCCAACAACAAACCAAAATTCCTTATTACTAACTGTTAACATATTTTTATCCCTTCTTTTGCCCGTAATAGGCATTTTTACCTTTTTTTCTTAAGTAATGTTTATCAAGTATTTCTTGCGGCAAGTATGATGCATCGTGCTTTAACATTTGTGTTCGATAATTCATCTTGCACACTTCTTCGAGAACTACTGCATGCACAACTGCATCCTTTGCATTTTTACCCCATGTAAACGGTCCATGACCATGTAATAAAATAGCTGGGATTGCTTCATAATCGATCCCTTGTTTCACAAATGTATCGACAATCAGTTGTCCAGTCTCATATTCATAGCCACGGTCGATTTCTTCTTGATTCAAATAGCGAGCGCAAGGTACTGGTCCATAAAAGGTATCTGCATGCGTTGTCCCATATACTGGAACATCTAAACCTGCTTGTGCCCATGATGTAGCCCATGGTGAATGTGTATGAACTACACCACCAATATGATCAAATGCTTTATAAAGGGCCGCATGTGTAAGTGTATCAGAGGAAGGATTGAGATCACCTTCTACAACCTTGCCATCAAAGTCGCAAACGACCATGTTTTCAGGTGATAAGTCTTCATAATCAACGCCACTTGGTTTAATCACAAAGAGTTTCTTTTCTCTACAGACACCACTCACATTACCCCATGTATATTTGATGAGATTCTGGTTTTTTAGCTCCATATTTGCGAGATATACTTCTTCTCTTAGTACCTCAAGCATGTGAATCACTTCCTTTCACAAATACATTGATTGCTTCTTTTTCTACACTAAGGCACTTTTCGAAATGTGTTGCGTACCTACAGTAAGCTTCGACTTCAGATATTTCAGGTTCACATGTTATTTCTTTAACATCGCTAAAGATTTCTTCACTGAGATAGTCTTCAAGTAGTTTACCACTACCATCTATACAATAACGCGCGAGAATCGCCATCCCCCATGCGCCTCCCTCTGAAGCTGTATCCATCACAGTGACTGAACTTCCCATTGCTTGCGCAATAATCTTCTGAGCAACCCCTTTTGTTTGGAATATGCCGCCATGTGCAATCATCGATTTGATCAGTACACCTTCTTCTTTTAAAATTCTCATACCTAAGTGTAGTGTAGCAAATGCACTATCTAAATGTGCTCTCATGAAGTTCGAAACATTTAGTTGAGCATCTGGGGTCCGCATATAAAGTGGACACCCATAATCTAGACCCGTTATCGTTTCTCCTGAATGATAACCATAAACAATGTGATTATGTTGGTCTGCTGCATCTAATGCTAAATTAAAGCTTTTTTCAAACAACTCTTTTTTATTTACTTCATATCCCATCATTTCAACTACTTCTGTCATGAGTTCAATCCAAGCATTAATTTCTGATGTACAGTTATTTGCATGAACCATCGCAACAGGATTACCACTCGGTGTTGTGACCATATCAATTTCTGGGTAAACTTTAGTCAGTAAGTGGTCCATAACAACCATCGCAAACACTGATGTTCCTACAGACACATTTCCCGTTTCATTTTTGACACTATTTGTCGCAACCATCCCTGTTCCTGCATCACCTTCAGGAGGAGCAAGGCAGATGCCAGATGGTAAACTTCCAGATGGATCAAGTAGTTTAAGTCCTTCTTCCGTAAGGAATCCAGCATTCTGCCCTGCAATGAGAACTTCCGGTAATAGGTGTTGAATATCAAGGTTTAAACCAATAGGTTTTATTAATTCATCGAATTTATGCAGAATTTCCTTATCATATGTTTTTCCATCAGACGATATTGGAAACATTCCTGAGGCATCACCTACGCCAAGAACTTTATTCCCTGTTAATCTCCAATGTACATATCCAGCTAATGTTGTTATAAAGTCGATCTCTCTGACATGTGTTTCTTTATTCAATATGGCTTGATACAAATGGGCAATACTCCATCTTTGAGGAATATTAAAATTGAAAGATTCTGTTAATACTCCACTCGCCTCTTCTGTAATTACATTTCGCCACGTTCTAAAAGGAACCAACAAAAGTCCATTTTTATCAAATGGAAGATATCCATGCATCATTGCACTTATCCCTAGAGACTCTATGTTCGAAATATTAACCCCAAGATTTTGTGACTGTTCAATAATCTGTTTTATCACTTCTTGGATACCAACCCAAACTTCATCTAGAGAATACGTCCATATCCCGTCAGCTAGTTGATTTTCCCATTCATAAATACCGTTAGTTATAGTTTTCCCTTTACAATCTATTAAAACTGCTTTAATTCTAGTGGAACCTAATTCGATTCCTAAGCTAAGTTTATCTTTTGTATTATTTAACATAGTCTATCCTTTCCTCACATGTAACCACTTACATTCCAATTATAGCAACTTGTACGGATAAGTCAATAGATTTTCTTGTGTTTGTCGATAACTTGTACGTATAACTGTGTTCTGTGTTTTCTTCCTCTCAATTTGCGTCCATAGAAGCTCAATTGATTTGCGCAAAAACAAAAAAAGTACTCAGCTATTATTGTTCTGAGTACTTTTATCCCACAGAGCACAAATATCTACAACCTTAATATTTCCAAACGCGATGAACTGTTTATACGGAAATAAATGCAGCTCCCCCTGACCTGCAATTGATTGATAATTGTTCTCATATATAAAATATAACACTATTTTCACACAAATACATCAAATCTAGGGTAATTCTGATAGTGAAAGTATTAATACCAAGTTTCATCTTCTTTGAGTGAAGATGTTTAAACTTCACTTTTAGGGTTATATTCTTCCACTTCATCTAGGGTCTTCGATGACAATGTAATGTTTTCATCTCGGAGGCTTTTCACAAGTCTTCGCCTTAACATTGTCTCAACACCCCAATTCTTATCCGGCAATGTTCTACAACTTACTCTTAGCACATAAAAGCGTTCTTCTAGGGTTGTTACACCATCAAATCCTGGTTTAGTAATCATCGGTTCTTCGAGTTCAATTTCATCTAGGGCTTTTTCAAGCACATTGATCACATGTTCCATCTCAAAGTGGTATGGCACTAAAAAGTCCACGACTGCTTTTCGATAATCACGAGACATATTAGTGACCATATTGATATCCCCATTGGAAAGGATATACTGTTCTCCTGTGAGCGAGTTTCTTAGGCGCGTAGCGCGTAGTGTAATTGATTCCACAACACCTGTAACCCCATTAATTGTCACAACATCACCGAGGTTAAAATGGTTCTCAGACAGAATAAAGAATCCTGATAAGAGGTCACGGATGAATTGTTGAGCACCAAGACCTAAGGAAACAGAGACTGCACTGGCTATGGCTACCATTGGAGTTGATGAAAACCCAAACACTTCAATAATCATCATCATCGCGATCACATACACGAGAACTTGAATTGTTTTACGCATTACCGATAAATAGGTTTTTTGTTTCTGGGATTGTGTTCGTTTTATACCCCTTCGAATGAGATGTACAAAAAAGCGCTGGATGAGCCACGCAACACTGAATATGATTACAGCAGAGATTACATTTCTAAGAATCGGTTCTCCTTCTAAAAACACTTCAATTTTATCTAACATAATATCACGACCTTACACACCTTATTTTAACATGGTTGTATGCTTTATTCTTTGTGAATTCTTGTTATTTGAACTAAAGTCTACAGCTAAAAAAAACAGTACATCATTGGGCAATAACACCGTCTTGATATACTGTTAACTAAGCTCTTCTTAATGCTCTGATTTGATCCTTCAAGTATTCTTGAAGTTTCATACATTCTTCTTTATTCATTGCAGGAACACCCTCCAATGGATAAGTGAGTCCCAGTGCATCGTATTTATTAACACCCATCGTATGATACGGGAGTAGCTCAATACGTTCAATATTCTTTAATGGAGCGATCATGTTCGCTAACTGATCCATATATTCAATCGAATCATGGATGCCAGGTACGACAACAACACGTATCCACATCTTAACATCTAAGCGTTGGGCTGTTTCTAAGAATGCATCGGTTACTTTCTTAGGAACTCCGGTCATTTTTCGATAGAAATCATCTTCGACACCTTTAATATCATACAAAATCAAATCAGTTTGACCCAGTATTTTTTCAAAGGTATTGAGCCGACCAAATCCAGATGTATCAAGAACGGTATTTATACCTTCTTCATGACATGCTTTCATTGCTTCATATAGAAACTCGGGTTGATTCAGTGGTTCACCACCACAGAATGTTACACCCCCTGTTTCGCCATAATATGGTTTATATCGTTTAAGCTTAGCGATTAGTTCTTCAACTGTTGTCGCATCCTTAGGATCTGTTTTGAACATATCCGGATTATGACAGAATAGACAGCGAAGTGGACACCCCGAGAGGAACACAATTGTTCTGATTCCCGGGCCGTCCACCATCCCCATCGTTTCTAGTTTTCTGACATATCCAATCTGTGATCGATTAGATAGAGTCATGGAATGTACGACTAATTACTTCACGTTGTTGTTCTGGTGACAAACGAATGAAGTTAACAGCGTAACCTGATACACGAATTGTAAGTTGTGGGTAATTCTCTGGATGCACCATAGCATCTTCGAGTTTTTCACGGTTCAATACGTTTACATTCAAGTGGTGAGCACTTTGGTTAAAGTATCCATCCATAACACCTACAAGGTTTGTTACTTGTTCATCTTCGCTCTTACCAAGAACTTGAGGAACAATACTGAATGTATTTGATACACCATCTTCACACACTTCGTTGTAAGGAATCTTAGCAACTGAGTTCAATGAAGCAAGTGCTCCTGAACGATCACGTCCGTGCATTGGGTTCGCACCTGGTGCAAATGCTTCACCAGCTTTACGTCCATCAGGTGTTGCACCTGTCTTCTTACCGTATACAACGTTAGATGTAATTGTAAGAATTGATAGTGTATGTTTCGCATCGCGAATAATTGGGTGAGTTTTTAGGTAACGTGAGAAACGTTCAACCAAGTCAACAGCGATGCTGTCTACACGGTCATCATCATTTCCGTATTGTGGGTAATCGCCTTCGATTTCAAAGTCAACAGCGATTCCTTCTTCATTACGAATTGGTTTAACTTTCGCAAATTTGATTGCTGAAAGTGAATCCGCAACAACTGAAAGACCTGCAATACCAAACGCCATTAAGCGTTGTACGTTTGTATCATGAAGTGCCATTTGGCTCTTTTCATACGCATATTTATCATGCATGTAGTGGATGATGT
This DNA window, taken from Erysipelothrix larvae, encodes the following:
- a CDS encoding xylulokinase, which translates into the protein MLNNTKDKLSLGIELGSTRIKAVLIDCKGKTITNGIYEWENQLADGIWTYSLDEVWVGIQEVIKQIIEQSQNLGVNISNIESLGISAMMHGYLPFDKNGLLLVPFRTWRNVITEEASGVLTESFNFNIPQRWSIAHLYQAILNKETHVREIDFITTLAGYVHWRLTGNKVLGVGDASGMFPISSDGKTYDKEILHKFDELIKPIGLNLDIQHLLPEVLIAGQNAGFLTEEGLKLLDPSGSLPSGICLAPPEGDAGTGMVATNSVKNETGNVSVGTSVFAMVVMDHLLTKVYPEIDMVTTPSGNPVAMVHANNCTSEINAWIELMTEVVEMMGYEVNKKELFEKSFNLALDAADQHNHIVYGYHSGETITGLDYGCPLYMRTPDAQLNVSNFMRAHLDSAFATLHLGMRILKEEGVLIKSMIAHGGIFQTKGVAQKIIAQAMGSSVTVMDTASEGGAWGMAILARYCIDGSGKLLEDYLSEEIFSDVKEITCEPEISEVEAYCRYATHFEKCLSVEKEAINVFVKGSDSHA
- a CDS encoding L-ribulose-5-phosphate 4-epimerase — its product is MLEVLREEVYLANMELKNQNLIKYTWGNVSGVCREKKLFVIKPSGVDYEDLSPENMVVCDFDGKVVEGDLNPSSDTLTHAALYKAFDHIGGVVHTHSPWATSWAQAGLDVPVYGTTHADTFYGPVPCARYLNQEEIDRGYEYETGQLIVDTFVKQGIDYEAIPAILLHGHGPFTWGKNAKDAVVHAVVLEEVCKMNYRTQMLKHDASYLPQEILDKHYLRKKGKNAYYGQKKG
- a CDS encoding mechanosensitive ion channel family protein, translated to MLDKIEVFLEGEPILRNVISAVIIFSVAWLIQRFFVHLIRRGIKRTQSQKQKTYLSVMRKTIQVLVYVIAMMMIIEVFGFSSTPMVAIASAVSVSLGLGAQQFIRDLLSGFFILSENHFNLGDVVTINGVTGVVESITLRATRLRNSLTGEQYILSNGDINMVTNMSRDYRKAVVDFLVPYHFEMEHVINVLEKALDEIELEEPMITKPGFDGVTTLEERFYVLRVSCRTLPDKNWGVETMLRRRLVKSLRDENITLSSKTLDEVEEYNPKSEV
- the pflA gene encoding pyruvate formate-lyase-activating protein, whose protein sequence is MTLSNRSQIGYVRKLETMGMVDGPGIRTIVFLSGCPLRCLFCHNPDMFKTDPKDATTVEELIAKLKRYKPYYGETGGVTFCGGEPLNQPEFLYEAMKACHEEGINTVLDTSGFGRLNTFEKILGQTDLILYDIKGVEDDFYRKMTGVPKKVTDAFLETAQRLDVKMWIRVVVVPGIHDSIEYMDQLANMIAPLKNIERIELLPYHTMGVNKYDALGLTYPLEGVPAMNKEECMKLQEYLKDQIRALRRA